A genomic region of Arachis stenosperma cultivar V10309 chromosome 9, arast.V10309.gnm1.PFL2, whole genome shotgun sequence contains the following coding sequences:
- the LOC130947536 gene encoding transcription factor HRS1-like, with amino-acid sequence MQRLKTMMGSRDYIQALEHERRKIQVFSKELPLSLDLVTQAIEACRQQLSETTTEYNMNGHNSECSEQTTSTDNGPVLEEFIPIKKRPSSPHEEEEEEEEDDDDEQHSHHHRHKISKDNTDKRKSDWLRSVQLWNNPEPSSPPHQEVNNKKGGAVEVKRSGSGGAFQPFHKEKDERVGGGGGKAIASDDLKPPCSSNSSKKEEKEGQRKQRRCWSQELHKRFLQALQQLGGPDSATPKQIRELMKVDGLTNDEVKSHLQKYRLHTRRPSGIVHNNGSPQTTPFVLVGNIFVQPPEYAAAAVATSADLAPAGIYAPVATHPPPPPPRTAAGSTRRPQLKKSSNHMREDHHHSHSEEDRANHSNSPASSSSTHTTTTTSPAY; translated from the exons ATGCAGCGACTGAAGACTATGATGGGGTCCCGCGACTACATCCAAGCATTGGAACATGAACGCCGCAAGATTCAGGTCTTCTCCAAAGAGCTTCCTCTTTCCTTGGACCTCGTCACACAAG CCATTGAAGCGTGCAGGCAGCAGTTGTCTGAGACGACGACGGAGTACAACATGAACGGACACAATTCGGAGTGTTCGGAGCAGACAACATCAACCGACAACGGTCCTGTCTTGGAGGAGTTCATCCCAATTAAGAAGAGACCGTCATCTCcacatgaagaagaagaagaagaagaagaagatgatgacgATGAACAACATTCCCATCATCATCGCCACAAGATCTCGAAGGATAACACTGATAAGAGGAAATCAGATTGGCTTAGATCCGTTCAGTTGTGGAATAATCCAGAACCCTCATCACCACCTCATCAG GAGGTGAACAATAAGAAAGGTGGTGCGGTGGAAGTGAAGAGAAGTGGAAGTGGTGGTGCTTTTCAGCCATTTCACAAGGAGAAGGACGAAAGAGTAGGTGGTGGTGGCGGCAAGGCAATTGCAAGTGATGATCTGAAACCACCGTGTTCCTCCAACAGCAGCAAGAAGGAAGAGAAAGAGGGGCAGAGGAAGCAACGCCGTTGCTGGTCTCAGGAGTTGCACAAACGATTCTTGCAAGCCCTTCAACAACTTGGAGGCCCTGATT CTGCCACACCGAAGCAAATCAGGGAGCTTATGAAAGTTGATGGCCTCACTAATGACGAAGTCAAAAGCCATTTACAG AAATACCGGTTACACACTAGAAGACCTAGTGGCATAGTTCACAACAATGGCAGTCCACAAACGACGCCGTTTGTCCTAGTAGGCAACATTTTTGTTCAACCGCCAGAATATGCCGCAGCGGCCGTCGCCACGTCAGCAGATCTAGCACCTGCCGGAATATATGCGCCTGTAGCCACGCATCCTCCTCCACCTCCTCCCCGGACGGCGGCTGGTTCCACTAGAAGACCGCAGTTGAAGAAATCATCAAATCACATGCGTGAAGATCATCATCATTCACACTCGGAAGAAGATAGGGCTAATCATTCAAACTCTCCAGCTTCATCATCATCCACACACACCACCACAACTACTTCCCCTGCCTATTGA
- the LOC130950417 gene encoding protein MAIN-LIKE 1-like produces MAGLYHLARLNDRWFRLDEALVSAFVERWRPETHTFHMPFGECTITLQDVAYQLGLPVDGRYVSGCLSEFHIYIEGGRPAWVWFQELLGVIPPPSQVQKYTVNCSWFQETFGECPEDADDETVRRYARAYIMMLLGTQLFVDKSGNQIHIRWLPYVARLEELGTCSWGSAALAWLYRCMYRVANRHVVKLAGPLQLLQSWIFWRFPRFRPAGYEELSWPLASRWSGYNPSGSEKGPRVQMWRFRIDRLQDREFIWMPYSSPDVLQVVHPEVLEPRHMALWRSVTALSTLL; encoded by the exons ATGGCAGGTCTATACCATCTTGCAAGGCTGAACGACCGATGGTTCCGGCTAGACGAGGCCCTTGTCAGTGCATTCGTAGAGCGATGGCGTCCCGAGACGCACACGTTCCATATGCCGTTCGGAGAGTGCACGATCACACTCCAGGACGTGGCATACCAGCTGGGTTTGCCAGTGGACGGCCGTTACGTGAGCGGGTGCTTGTCAGAGTTCCATATATACATCGAGGGTGGCCGTCCAGCCTGGGTCTGGTTCCAGGAGTTGCTCGGAGTTATACCTCCTCCCAGTCAGGTTCAGAAGTACACAGTGAACTGCAGCTGGTTTCAGGAGACTTTCGGTGAGTGCCCTGAGGATGCAGATGATGAGACTGTGCGCCGATATGCCCGTGCGTACATCATGATGTTGTTGGGCACGCAGCTGTTTGTGGACAAGTCAGGGAACCAGATTCACATCAGATGGCTTCCGTACGTAGCGAGGCTGGAGGAGCTGGGTACCTGCAGCTGGGGTTCTGCCGCACTGGCTTGGTTGTACCGGTGCATGTACCGAGTGGCGAACAGACATGTCGTCAAGTTAGCGGGCCCGCTTCAGCTACTTCAGTCTTGGATCTTTTGGCGCTTTCCTCGGTTTAGGCCTGCAGGATATGAGGAGTTGAGCTGGCCGTTGGCCTCGAG ATGGTCAGGTTACAACCCTTCCGGGAGCGAGAAGGGTCCTAGAGTGCAGATGTGGAGGTTCAGGATAGACCGGTTACAGGACAGGGAG TTTATATGGATGCCGTACAGTAGTCCCGACGTACTTCAGGTTGTGCATCCAGAGGTTTTGGAGCCTCGGCATATGGCGTTGTGGCGCTCTGTCACCGCGCTATCTACTTTGCTGTGA